The nucleotide sequence CAAGTTTCCTTGTAATCCTTGTGCCCCAAATCTTCTAAGAGAATACTTTTGTTCATCCTGCAAAGATACAAACTCCCACCATAAAGCAAACTACACGCTTTTAGTTCGGATTGTTAAGGATGATCAAGGCGGCGATAACACCGGGCACCCACCCGCAAAGGGTAAGCAGAAAAACGATAATAAAAGATCCGCACCCCTTGCCAATTACGGCCAAGGGTGGGAAAATAATGGCCAACAAGACCCTAAAACAGCCCATGCTTTTTTCGATTTTTGATTGATGCCGTCCTTTGGCGGGACAGATGTACCAATAAGACTAAAAAACAGACATTTTGTTACAAGGAATTGGGAATATTTTGAATACACTGTTTTGAAAACAATCAATTCCAATTTTTGGATTGATAGATTAACGCAGAGTGCCTATATTTGCAGCCTTAATTTATAAGAATATGCAACTTTCGGAACAAGAAGTAATTAGAAGGGAAAAACTTGGCAAGTTACGGGAATTGGGCATCGACCCCTATCCCGCAGCACTTTACCCAGTAAATAGCACTTCTAAAAATGCCAAGGAGAATTATGAGGAAGGCAAAAAGGTAGTTCTTTCCGGAAGGCTTATGTCCAGAAGAATCCAAGGCAAGGCTTCCTTTGCGGAACTACAGGACAGCGAAGGCCGTATACAGGTCTATTTCAACAGGGACGAAATTTGTACTGGGGATGACAAGACCTTGTACAATGATGTGTATAAGAAATTATTGGACATTGGTGACATTATTGGCGTAGAAGGGGAGCTTTTCACCACTCAGGTGGGCGAGAAAACCGTCATGGTCAGGAATTTTACCTTGCTGAGTAAATCCCTACGTCCTTTACCCTTGCCAAAAGTGGATGCCGAAGGAAAAGTCTACGATGAATTTAACGACCCAGAATTGCGTTATCGCCAACGATACGTGGATTTGGTAGTGAATCCAAGCGTTAAGAAAAATTTTATAAAGCGTACCAAGATCACCAATAGTATGCGTCAGTTTTTTAACGATGCCGGCTATTTGGAGGTAGAGACCCCTATATTGCAACCCATTCCGGGCGGGGCTGCGGCACGTCCGTTTATGACCCACCATAACGCCTTGAACATCCCTTTATATTTAAGGGTAGCGAATGAACTTTACCTAAAAAGA is from Arenibacter algicola and encodes:
- a CDS encoding YqaE/Pmp3 family membrane protein — protein: MGCFRVLLAIIFPPLAVIGKGCGSFIIVFLLTLCGWVPGVIAALIILNNPN